The following nucleotide sequence is from uncultured Erythrobacter sp..
GTATTGGAGAACTCCAGCGTCACATGGCCTTCCCAGCCCGGCTCCAGCGGGGTGACGTTCACGATGATCCCGCAGCGCGCATAGGTGCTTTTGCCGAGGCAGATGACCAGCACGTCTTCGGGCACGCGGAAATATTCGACTGTGCGGGCGAGCGCGAAGGAATTGGGCGGGATGATGCAGACATCGGTTTCGCGGTCGACGAAGTTCTTCGGGTCGAACTGTTTGGGATCGACCGTCGAGGAATCGACATTGGTGAAGATCTTGAACTCGGGCGCAACCCGCGCGTCGTAGCCGTAGGAGCTGAGCCCGTAGGAAATACACCCATCGCGCCGCTGCGCCTCCTCAAACGGCT
It contains:
- the dcd gene encoding dCTP deaminase → MAILSDKWIREQAQSNGMIEPFEEAQRRDGCISYGLSSYGYDARVAPEFKIFTNVDSSTVDPKQFDPKNFVDRETDVCIIPPNSFALARTVEYFRVPEDVLVICLGKSTYARCGIIVNVTPLEPGWEGHVTLEFSNTTPLPAKIYANEGACQFLFLKGNERCETSYKDRAGKYMGQRGVTLPRL